A segment of the Vibrio aquimaris genome:
AATGGCACCAGCAGAAAAACGTTACTCCAAATATGGGGTTGGGTGACTAAACCATATGAGATAACTGCTACAGAACATAAATAAGCAAGGTCTGCAATAATCGTCATCCATTTTTCACTTACATTTTTACTCACCTTACTACCCTACAATTATTCAACCAATATCTTCATACTCCTTAAACCTAGTCTTTAATTAATCCCTTGACGAATTTGGTAGAAAAAAACCTCCGTGTTAGGAGGTTTTTGTCTCAAATCAAGTGAAGTGATTCACAAACCTAACTCACTAGCTAACGCCTTAATCTGTTTTAAGTCCATTTGATGCACACGAATCATTTGATTAACATGGCTTAAGCGAGAATTAGCTTCATCCTGTTTGTCACATGCATCAGATTTAGCTTCCCACGACGTTCCCGCCAAGTACAAATCACAGTCAGCTTTTAATTGTTTTAACTTTGGCTGAAGATCATCACGCTCTTTTTCTAAAGCTTCCAATTCCTGCTTCACTTTAAGCTCCTGCTGAAATAATTCGCGTGAACGTTCAAACATGGTCGCTTGCATATCCGCTTGTCTATTCAACTTACGATTTTCTTGTGTCGCCTGGGCAATATTTTGTTTCTGCTCGTTGAGTTGCTCTTCTAGAGAAAGGTTCACTTTTTCCAATTCAGCAACCTGATCATTTAAGCTTTTTATGGTTTCATCAAAAGTGTGTTTCTTTTCATCTATCGCCTTAGTTAACTTAGCTTGGATCTCAGCATCGACCTGAGCCACTTTGTCTTCGACTTCGTCAGTTAACTGCTTTTTCTCTTCCACTAGTTCCTGATATTTGGTTTCTAACCCGTAGTATGCCTCTTGCCATTTGGAAGAAGTCAAAGATGAGCCTATCAGTCCACCTAGAGCAGCTCCTAGTAAACCAGCAATGATTATGTACAGGTAGCTCCGCTTATCTCTTTCTTCGATAACTACAACATCATCATTTTCAACATCAGACTCGTTATTCACTGTTTTTGCTCCTACTGAATTAACGCATTAGCTCGGTCACGACTAAAGCCGAGGTGTAGATTAAAAAACCTGAAATCATGGTAATAACGACATACCTTTGCAGTTTTTCATTGGTCCGATATCGAATCAGTACAAAGGCCAATGCAGCCAAAAATACGATAGCGATCAATCTCGTCATACACTCTCCTTAGCCAACCGAACAAGTTTTCCTCTTACTTGCTTTAAGTTATACCATTTTTTGAGGTTCTAAGGTCAGCGCCAAGTCTGTTTTACGCGCTTTTGGCTCAAACAATCATTTAAAGATATCAACCTTATCTCAAACTACTACGCATCAATCAGTTATTTCACATAACACAGCTCACAAATTTGGGTAGACAGTAAAAATGAGGTATAAATAATGATCTTATGTCCAAGGTGTAATGATAATGAAACCATTCAAGTTAGATAACAAAAAGCGTCGCATCAAAAAGAAACTATTTCTTGGTGAGTTTGCGATGCTCGGATTTGAAGTAAGCTGTGATACAAAGATACAAGACTTTGATAGCTACGATACCTTTGTTGATGAGTTTATTGACTATATCGACACTTTAGACTTAAGTTTCGGCGGAGGTGGCCTAGAGCTTTTTGAAGGCTT
Coding sequences within it:
- a CDS encoding chromosome partitioning protein ParA, encoding MNNESDVENDDVVVIEERDKRSYLYIIIAGLLGAALGGLIGSSLTSSKWQEAYYGLETKYQELVEEKKQLTDEVEDKVAQVDAEIQAKLTKAIDEKKHTFDETIKSLNDQVAELEKVNLSLEEQLNEQKQNIAQATQENRKLNRQADMQATMFERSRELFQQELKVKQELEALEKERDDLQPKLKQLKADCDLYLAGTSWEAKSDACDKQDEANSRLSHVNQMIRVHQMDLKQIKALASELGL
- a CDS encoding 50S ribosome-binding protein YggL, whose product is MKPFKLDNKKRRIKKKLFLGEFAMLGFEVSCDTKIQDFDSYDTFVDEFIDYIDTLDLSFGGGGLELFEGFICHAERYKSVSSEQQAKVVSWLEARKDVKAVRVGELVDANYF